In Fusobacterium sp., the following are encoded in one genomic region:
- the eno gene encoding phosphopyruvate hydratase produces MTRIVDVVAREILDSRGNPTVEVDVILECGAKGRAAVPSGASTGAYEAVELRDNDKSRYLGKGVLTAVNNVNTEIKEAILGMDALDQVGIDTFMIELDGTPNKGRLGANAILGVSLAVAKAAAEALGMPLYKYLGGVNTKELPLPMMNILNGGSHADSAVDVQEFMIQPIGAKSFKEAMRMGCEIFHNLGKLLKDNGDSTNVGNEGGYAPAKINGTEGALDLMIEAIKKSGYEPGKDITFAIDAASSEFCKEVAPGKFEYHFKREGGITRTSEEMVEWYAKLVDKYPIKSIEDGLGEDDWDGWAKLTAAIGDRIQIVGDDLFVTNTERLKKGIELKSANSILIKLNQIGSLTETLDAIEMAKRAGMTAVISHRSGETEDATIADVAVATNAGQIKTGSTSRTDRMAKYNQLLRIEEELGTIAQYRGLDVFYNLSK; encoded by the coding sequence ATGACAAGAATAGTAGATGTAGTAGCAAGAGAAATACTTGATTCAAGAGGAAACCCTACAGTAGAAGTAGATGTAATACTAGAATGTGGAGCAAAAGGAAGAGCAGCAGTTCCATCAGGAGCTTCAACAGGAGCTTATGAAGCTGTTGAGTTAAGAGATAATGATAAATCAAGATACTTAGGAAAAGGTGTTCTTACAGCTGTAAATAATGTTAACACTGAAATTAAAGAAGCTATCTTAGGAATGGATGCATTAGATCAAGTAGGAATAGATACTTTTATGATTGAATTAGATGGTACTCCAAATAAAGGAAGATTAGGAGCAAATGCTATACTAGGAGTGTCTTTAGCAGTAGCTAAAGCAGCAGCAGAAGCATTAGGAATGCCTTTATACAAATATTTAGGAGGAGTAAATACTAAAGAATTACCTCTTCCAATGATGAACATTCTTAATGGAGGATCACATGCTGATTCAGCTGTAGATGTTCAAGAATTTATGATTCAGCCAATTGGAGCAAAAAGCTTTAAGGAAGCTATGAGAATGGGATGTGAAATATTCCATAATTTAGGAAAACTTCTTAAAGATAATGGAGATTCTACAAATGTAGGAAATGAAGGTGGATATGCTCCTGCTAAAATAAATGGAACTGAAGGAGCTTTAGATCTTATGATTGAAGCTATTAAAAAATCTGGATATGAACCAGGAAAAGATATAACTTTTGCAATAGATGCTGCATCAAGTGAATTTTGTAAAGAAGTAGCACCAGGAAAATTTGAATATCACTTCAAAAGAGAAGGAGGAATTACTAGAACTTCTGAAGAAATGGTTGAATGGTATGCAAAATTAGTAGATAAATATCCAATTAAATCTATTGAAGATGGATTAGGAGAAGATGACTGGGATGGTTGGGCAAAATTGACTGCTGCAATCGGAGACAGAATTCAAATAGTTGGAGATGACTTATTTGTAACTAATACTGAAAGACTTAAAAAAGGAATAGAATTAAAATCTGCTAACTCTATTCTTATTAAATTAAATCAAATAGGATCATTAACTGAAACTTTAGATGCTATTGAAATGGCAAAAAGAGCTGGAATGACTGCAGTTATTTCTCATAGATCTGGAGAAACTGAAGATGCTACAATAGCTGATGTAGCTGTTGCAACAAATGCAGGACAAATTAAAACAGGTTCAACTTCAAGAACTGACAGAATGGCAAAATATAATCAATTACTAAGAATTGAAGAAGAATTAGGAACTATTGCTCAATATAGAGGGCTTGACGTTTTTTATAACCTTTCAAAATAG
- the pykF gene encoding pyruvate kinase PykF produces MKKTKIVCTIGPKTESVETLKELLRTGMNMMRLNFSHGDHEEHGKRIQNFRQAKAETGIRAALLLDNKGPEIRTIKLEGGKDASIVAGQDFTITTDKAVIGNNKIVAVTYEGLTKDLKAGDTVLIDDGLLEFTVKEVVGNEVRCIAINNGELGENKGVNLPNVAVNLPALSEKDVKDMIFGCQQGIDYVAASFIRKADDVREVRRVLDENGGKDVQIISKIENQEGVDNFEEILELSDGIMVARGDLGVEIPVEDVPVAQKMMIDRCNAVGKVVITATQMLDSMIKNPRPTRAEVNDVANAILDGTDCVMLSGESAKGNYPIEAVSVMARIAEKMDPLVTPRNKCKNEKVTITSAVAKGTAEVSEALGAKVIVVGTESGRAARDIRRYFPTATILAITNNERTANQLMLSRGVIPYVDGNSETLDSFFNLAEKVTVELGLVSREDIIVAICGESVFKRGTTNSVKVIEIK; encoded by the coding sequence TTGAAAAAGACGAAAATTGTTTGTACAATTGGACCAAAAACTGAATCAGTAGAAACTTTAAAAGAATTATTAAGAACTGGAATGAACATGATGAGATTAAATTTCTCTCATGGAGACCATGAGGAACATGGAAAAAGAATTCAAAATTTTAGACAAGCAAAAGCAGAAACTGGAATCAGAGCAGCTTTATTATTAGATAACAAAGGACCAGAAATCAGAACAATTAAACTTGAAGGTGGAAAAGATGCTAGTATAGTTGCAGGACAAGACTTTACAATTACTACAGATAAAGCCGTAATAGGAAACAATAAAATAGTTGCTGTAACTTATGAAGGATTAACAAAAGACCTTAAAGCTGGAGATACTGTACTTATTGATGATGGACTTCTAGAGTTCACTGTGAAAGAAGTAGTAGGAAATGAAGTAAGATGTATTGCTATAAATAATGGAGAGTTAGGTGAAAATAAAGGTGTTAACCTTCCAAATGTTGCAGTTAATTTACCAGCATTATCAGAAAAAGATGTAAAAGATATGATATTTGGATGTCAACAAGGGATTGATTATGTTGCAGCTTCATTTATTAGAAAGGCTGATGATGTAAGAGAAGTTAGAAGAGTACTTGATGAGAATGGTGGAAAAGATGTCCAAATTATTTCTAAAATAGAAAATCAAGAAGGAGTAGATAACTTTGAAGAAATTCTTGAATTATCTGATGGTATCATGGTAGCAAGAGGAGATCTTGGAGTAGAAATTCCTGTAGAAGATGTTCCAGTAGCACAAAAAATGATGATAGATAGATGTAATGCAGTTGGAAAAGTAGTTATAACAGCTACACAAATGTTAGACTCTATGATTAAAAATCCAAGACCTACAAGAGCAGAAGTAAATGATGTTGCTAATGCAATTCTTGATGGAACAGATTGTGTAATGCTTTCTGGAGAATCAGCAAAGGGAAATTATCCAATAGAAGCAGTTTCAGTAATGGCTAGAATAGCCGAAAAAATGGATCCATTAGTAACTCCAAGAAATAAATGTAAAAATGAAAAAGTAACAATAACTTCAGCTGTTGCAAAAGGAACTGCAGAGGTAAGTGAAGCTTTAGGAGCAAAAGTTATAGTAGTAGGAACTGAATCAGGAAGAGCAGCAAGAGATATCAGAAGATATTTTCCAACAGCAACTATACTTGCAATAACTAACAATGAAAGAACAGCAAATCAACTAATGTTATCTAGAGGAGTTATTCCATATGTAGATGGAAATTCAGAAACTCTTGATTCATTCTTTAATCTAGCTGAAAAAGTAACTGTTGAGTTAGGTTTAGTGAGTAGAGAAGATATAATTGTTGCAATTTGTGGAGAAAGTGTATTCAAAAGAGGAACAACTAACTCTGTAAAAGTAATTGAAATAAAATAA